The following are encoded together in the Hippoglossus stenolepis isolate QCI-W04-F060 chromosome 12, HSTE1.2, whole genome shotgun sequence genome:
- the npm3 gene encoding nucleoplasmin-3 produces MSCHEECSDHDLRGQSKLESFLFTCELSSKVPFYTFQADEEEDLEHFLELRTICLGEGAKEESNVVEVTAMNHQGKTTSVPIANLHISCLPMVSLGEFELKAPVTIRLKAGSGPVSVSGLHLIASEVDDSDLSEEESEDDEEEEIIPIKPAKKKQQKQ; encoded by the exons ATGTCTTGTCACGAAGAGTGCTCCGACCACGACCTGCGAGGCCAATCCAAGCTGGAGAGCTTCCTGTTCA cctGCGAGTTGTCCTCCAAAGTCCCTTTCTACACTTTCCAGGCGGACGAAGAGGAAGACCTGGAGCACTTCCTCGAGCTCAGAACG ATTTGTCTGGGAGAAGGCGCCAAGGAGGAGAGCAACGTGGTGGAGGTGACGGCCATGAACCACCAGGGAAAGACCACCTCAGTGCCCATCGCCAACCTCCACATCAGCTGTCTACCCATG gtGAGTCTGGGGGAGTTTGAGCTCAAAGCCCCAGTGACGATCCGACTCAAGGCCGGGTCAGGGCCGGTTAGTGTCAGCGGGCTGCACCTTATTG CCTCAGAGGTTGACGACTCTGATCTGTCcgaggaggagagtgaagatgacgaggaggaggagatcatcCCCATTAAGCCAgcaaagaagaagcagcagaagcagtag
- the oga gene encoding protein O-GlcNAcase isoform X2, which translates to MVQKETTLEAPPVDAEPSPSPVSGEACAEAPGPVEESGIGVESTGHRKFISGVVEGFYGRPWTMEQRKELFRRQQKWGLNTYLYAPKDDYKHRMFWRELYSVEEAEQLMTLIGAAKEHGIEFIYAISPGLDITFSSQKEVTALKRKLDQVTHFGCKSFALLFDDIDHNMCPADKEVFSSFAHAQVSITNEIYQYLGEPESFLFCPTEYCGTFCYPNVPQSPYLHTVGEKLLPGIDVLWTGPKVVSKDITVESIEEVSKILKRAPVIWDNIHANDYDQKRLFLGPYKGRSTELIPRLKGVLTNPNCEFESNFIAIHTLATWYKSNMNGVRKDVVMTDSEDSTVSIQIKLENEGSDEELETDMLYSPQLALKLALTEWLGEFGVPHQYNSRQVPQSGAKSTVIDVSSMAAPSLCSSTTVTTVFQQPIMSPAMPPLCLDSLSHPLAKRPQDEEEVEVEKKDSDEEPMEMVVEKQDEPEPEAEADAEEKHVGPILADKMAEDLKPMDTDKESLSESKSPEESLQEDCGSDIAPMQTDDQLKQDVFVPGPNETPLFTAEPLTIEDLSLLAELFYLPYEHGSKAMQMLKEFDWLRANSSVVSVNCKGTESEKVEEWQTRAETFEEMCCSVIQMFTRLSNSANHTILYDLYPYIWDIKSIISMVKSFVQWLGCRSQSSAQFLRGDQEPWAFRGGLAGEFQRLLPIDGANDLFYQPPPSIPTSKIYSLRPYFPKDEGAVYKICKEMYSEGTEEAPFSDDDPDLIGDRLVGGLLSLSSDYGFVLEDDEGICGYALGTVDVQPFIKTCQLNWIPFMQDKYHKPDCQKDLTEAEKMMLSFHEEEEGLPDSFLSNFPSLIKVDIHAKVTDPSVAKSMMACLLSSLKANGSQGAFCQVRQTDKRMLDFYSKLGCFEVAKMEGFPKDIIIMGRSL; encoded by the exons ATGGTGCAGAAAGAGACGACGCTGGAGGCGCCTCCGGTGGACGCGGAGCCGAGCCCCAGCCCTGTCTCCGGAGAGGCTTGCGCCGAGGCCCCCGGCCCGGTGGAGGAGTCCGGCATCGGAGTCGAGTCCACGGGCCACAGGAAATTCATAAGCGGGGTCGTGGAAG GCTTTTATGGTCGACCATGGacgatggagcagaggaaagagttGTTCAGAAG GCAGCAGAAATGGGGACTGAACACATACCTATATGCACCCAAAGATGACTACAAACACAGGATGTTCTGGAGAGAGCTGTACTCAGTGGAAGAAGCAG AGCAACTCATGACTTTAATTGGTGCTGCTAAGGAGCATGGGATAGAGTTCATCTATGCCATTTCTCCTGGACTGGACATCACCTTCTCCAGTCAGAAAGAGGTTACTGCTCTCAAAAGGAAGCTTGATCAG GTTACTCACTTTGGCTGCAAGTCATTTGCCTTACTTTTCGATGATATCGACCACAACATGTGCCCCGCTGACAAAGAAGTGTTCAGCTCATTTGCACACGCTCAGGTTTCCATTACCAACGAAATCTACCAGTACCTGGGAGAGCCCGAATCCTTTCTATTCTGTCCCACAG AATACTGTGGAACTTTCTGCTACCCAAATGTCCCTCAATCCCCCTACCTCCACACAGTAGGAGAGAAGCTACTGCCTGGTATTGATGTCCTGTGGACAG GCCCCAAGGTTGTGTCCAAAGATATCACAGTGGAATCAATTGAGGAGGTGTCAAAAATCCTCAAAAGGGCCCCAGTGATCTGGGACAACATTCACGCCAATGACTATGACCAGAAGAGGCTTTTCTTGGGTCCATACAAGGGCCGCTCCACAGAGCTCATCCCCAGACTGAAAGGAGTACTCACCAATCCCAACTGCGAGTTCGAGTCCAACTTTATAGCGATCCACACGCTGGCCACCTGGTACAAGTCTAACATGAACGGGGTGCGCAAGGATGTGGTCATGA CTGACAGTGAGGACAGCACAGTGTCCATCCAGATCAAGTTAGAGAATGAAGGCAGCGATGAAGAACTGGAGACAGACATGCTCTACAGTCCACAGCTCGCTCTTAAACTGGCTCTAACAGAATGGCTCGGGGAATTTGGTGTGCCTCATCAATACAACA gCAGACAGGTGCCTCAGAGTGGTGCCAAAAGCACAGTTATAGACGTGTCCTCCATGGCTGCGCCGTCTCTCTGTTCCTCCACTACAGTCACAACTGTGTTCCAGCAACCCATCATGTCTCCAGCCATGCCGCCTCTCTGTCTGGATTCGCTCTCACATCCCTTGGCCAAAAGAcctcaggatgaagaggaa gtggaggtggagaagaaggaCTCAGATGAGGAGCCCATGGAGATGGTGGTTGAGAAGCAGGATGAGCCGGAGCCAGAAGCTGAAGCAGACGCTGAGGAGAAGCATGTTGGTCCTATTTTGGCCGACAAGATGGCCGAGGACCTGAAGCCCATGGATACAGACAAGGAGAGTCTGTCAGAGTCAAAATCCCCTGAAGAGTCTCTCCAGGAAGACTGTGGAAGTGATATTGCCCCTATGCAGACAGACGACCAGCTCAAACAG GATGTGTTTGTGCCTGGGCCCAACGAGACGCCCTTGTTCACAGCAGAGCCCCTCACAATTGAGGACCTGAGCTTGCTGGCAGAGCTCTTCTACTTGCCTTACGAACACGGATCCAAGGCCATGCAGATGTTGAAGGAGTTCGACTGGCTGCGAGCCAACAGCAGCGTCGTCAGTGTGAACTGTAAGGGGACGGAAAGTGAAAAG GTAGAAGAATGGCAGACAAGAGCAGAGACGTTTGAGGAGATGTGCTGCTCCGTCATCCAGATGTTCACACGTCTGTCCAATTCCGCCAACCACACCATCCTGTACGACCTCTACCCTTACATCTGGGACATCAAGAGCATCATTTCTATGGTCAAGTCTTTTGTCCAGTGGTTAG GGTGTCGTAGTCAGTCCTCAGCACAATTCCTTAGAGGAGACCAAGAGCCCTGGGCCTTTAGGGGAGGTCTAGCAGGAGAGTTCCAG AGATTGTTGCCAATAGATGGGGCAAACGATCTTTTCTACCAACCACCACCTTCAATACCAACCTCCAAAATCTATTCCTTAAGGCCCTACTTTCCCAAAGATGAG ggTGCTGTTTATAAAATCTGTAAAGAAATGTACTCTGAAGGGACGGAGGAGGCTCCTTTCTCGGATGACGATCCAGACCTCATAGGAGACAG GTTAGTGGGAGGTCTCCTGAGCCTGAGTTCAGACTACGGCTTTGTGCTCGAGGACGATGAAGGGATCTGTGGCTACGCTCTTGGTACAGTGGATGTCCAGCCCTTTATCAAGACATGCCAGTTGAACTGGATTCCCTTCATGCAAGATAAATACCACAAACCTGACTGCCAGAAGGACCTCACAGAGGCCGAG AAGATGATGTTGAGTTTccacgaagaggaggagggtctTCCAGACTCTTTCCTCTCCAACTTCCCCTCTCTCATCAAGGTTGACATTCACGCCAAGGTGACAGACCCCAGTGTGGCCAAAAGCATGATGGCGTGTCTTCTATCTTCTCTTAAAGCCAATG GGTCCCAGGGTGCTTTCTGTCAGGTCCGCCAGACTGACAAGAGAATGTTGGACTTCTATAGTAAGCTGGGATGCTTTGAAGTGGCTAAAATGGAGGGCTTTCCCAaagacatcatcatcatgggacGCAGCTTATGA
- the oga gene encoding protein O-GlcNAcase isoform X1: MVQKETTLEAPPVDAEPSPSPVSGEACAEAPGPVEESGIGVESTGHRKFISGVVEGFYGRPWTMEQRKELFRRQQKWGLNTYLYAPKDDYKHRMFWRELYSVEEAEQLMTLIGAAKEHGIEFIYAISPGLDITFSSQKEVTALKRKLDQVTHFGCKSFALLFDDIDHNMCPADKEVFSSFAHAQVSITNEIYQYLGEPESFLFCPTEYCGTFCYPNVPQSPYLHTVGEKLLPGIDVLWTGPKVVSKDITVESIEEVSKILKRAPVIWDNIHANDYDQKRLFLGPYKGRSTELIPRLKGVLTNPNCEFESNFIAIHTLATWYKSNMNGVRKDVVMTDSEDSTVSIQIKLENEGSDEELETDMLYSPQLALKLALTEWLGEFGVPHQYNSRQVPQSGAKSTVIDVSSMAAPSLCSSTTVTTVFQQPIMSPAMPPLCLDSLSHPLAKRPQDEEEVEVEKKDSDEEPMEMVVEKQDEPEPEAEADAEEKHVGPILADKMAEDLKPMDTDKESLSESKSPEESLQEDCGSDIAPMQTDDQLKQVPLPFDVFVPGPNETPLFTAEPLTIEDLSLLAELFYLPYEHGSKAMQMLKEFDWLRANSSVVSVNCKGTESEKVEEWQTRAETFEEMCCSVIQMFTRLSNSANHTILYDLYPYIWDIKSIISMVKSFVQWLGCRSQSSAQFLRGDQEPWAFRGGLAGEFQRLLPIDGANDLFYQPPPSIPTSKIYSLRPYFPKDEGAVYKICKEMYSEGTEEAPFSDDDPDLIGDRLVGGLLSLSSDYGFVLEDDEGICGYALGTVDVQPFIKTCQLNWIPFMQDKYHKPDCQKDLTEAEKMMLSFHEEEEGLPDSFLSNFPSLIKVDIHAKVTDPSVAKSMMACLLSSLKANGSQGAFCQVRQTDKRMLDFYSKLGCFEVAKMEGFPKDIIIMGRSL; the protein is encoded by the exons ATGGTGCAGAAAGAGACGACGCTGGAGGCGCCTCCGGTGGACGCGGAGCCGAGCCCCAGCCCTGTCTCCGGAGAGGCTTGCGCCGAGGCCCCCGGCCCGGTGGAGGAGTCCGGCATCGGAGTCGAGTCCACGGGCCACAGGAAATTCATAAGCGGGGTCGTGGAAG GCTTTTATGGTCGACCATGGacgatggagcagaggaaagagttGTTCAGAAG GCAGCAGAAATGGGGACTGAACACATACCTATATGCACCCAAAGATGACTACAAACACAGGATGTTCTGGAGAGAGCTGTACTCAGTGGAAGAAGCAG AGCAACTCATGACTTTAATTGGTGCTGCTAAGGAGCATGGGATAGAGTTCATCTATGCCATTTCTCCTGGACTGGACATCACCTTCTCCAGTCAGAAAGAGGTTACTGCTCTCAAAAGGAAGCTTGATCAG GTTACTCACTTTGGCTGCAAGTCATTTGCCTTACTTTTCGATGATATCGACCACAACATGTGCCCCGCTGACAAAGAAGTGTTCAGCTCATTTGCACACGCTCAGGTTTCCATTACCAACGAAATCTACCAGTACCTGGGAGAGCCCGAATCCTTTCTATTCTGTCCCACAG AATACTGTGGAACTTTCTGCTACCCAAATGTCCCTCAATCCCCCTACCTCCACACAGTAGGAGAGAAGCTACTGCCTGGTATTGATGTCCTGTGGACAG GCCCCAAGGTTGTGTCCAAAGATATCACAGTGGAATCAATTGAGGAGGTGTCAAAAATCCTCAAAAGGGCCCCAGTGATCTGGGACAACATTCACGCCAATGACTATGACCAGAAGAGGCTTTTCTTGGGTCCATACAAGGGCCGCTCCACAGAGCTCATCCCCAGACTGAAAGGAGTACTCACCAATCCCAACTGCGAGTTCGAGTCCAACTTTATAGCGATCCACACGCTGGCCACCTGGTACAAGTCTAACATGAACGGGGTGCGCAAGGATGTGGTCATGA CTGACAGTGAGGACAGCACAGTGTCCATCCAGATCAAGTTAGAGAATGAAGGCAGCGATGAAGAACTGGAGACAGACATGCTCTACAGTCCACAGCTCGCTCTTAAACTGGCTCTAACAGAATGGCTCGGGGAATTTGGTGTGCCTCATCAATACAACA gCAGACAGGTGCCTCAGAGTGGTGCCAAAAGCACAGTTATAGACGTGTCCTCCATGGCTGCGCCGTCTCTCTGTTCCTCCACTACAGTCACAACTGTGTTCCAGCAACCCATCATGTCTCCAGCCATGCCGCCTCTCTGTCTGGATTCGCTCTCACATCCCTTGGCCAAAAGAcctcaggatgaagaggaa gtggaggtggagaagaaggaCTCAGATGAGGAGCCCATGGAGATGGTGGTTGAGAAGCAGGATGAGCCGGAGCCAGAAGCTGAAGCAGACGCTGAGGAGAAGCATGTTGGTCCTATTTTGGCCGACAAGATGGCCGAGGACCTGAAGCCCATGGATACAGACAAGGAGAGTCTGTCAGAGTCAAAATCCCCTGAAGAGTCTCTCCAGGAAGACTGTGGAAGTGATATTGCCCCTATGCAGACAGACGACCAGCTCAAACAGGTGCCACTACCATtt GATGTGTTTGTGCCTGGGCCCAACGAGACGCCCTTGTTCACAGCAGAGCCCCTCACAATTGAGGACCTGAGCTTGCTGGCAGAGCTCTTCTACTTGCCTTACGAACACGGATCCAAGGCCATGCAGATGTTGAAGGAGTTCGACTGGCTGCGAGCCAACAGCAGCGTCGTCAGTGTGAACTGTAAGGGGACGGAAAGTGAAAAG GTAGAAGAATGGCAGACAAGAGCAGAGACGTTTGAGGAGATGTGCTGCTCCGTCATCCAGATGTTCACACGTCTGTCCAATTCCGCCAACCACACCATCCTGTACGACCTCTACCCTTACATCTGGGACATCAAGAGCATCATTTCTATGGTCAAGTCTTTTGTCCAGTGGTTAG GGTGTCGTAGTCAGTCCTCAGCACAATTCCTTAGAGGAGACCAAGAGCCCTGGGCCTTTAGGGGAGGTCTAGCAGGAGAGTTCCAG AGATTGTTGCCAATAGATGGGGCAAACGATCTTTTCTACCAACCACCACCTTCAATACCAACCTCCAAAATCTATTCCTTAAGGCCCTACTTTCCCAAAGATGAG ggTGCTGTTTATAAAATCTGTAAAGAAATGTACTCTGAAGGGACGGAGGAGGCTCCTTTCTCGGATGACGATCCAGACCTCATAGGAGACAG GTTAGTGGGAGGTCTCCTGAGCCTGAGTTCAGACTACGGCTTTGTGCTCGAGGACGATGAAGGGATCTGTGGCTACGCTCTTGGTACAGTGGATGTCCAGCCCTTTATCAAGACATGCCAGTTGAACTGGATTCCCTTCATGCAAGATAAATACCACAAACCTGACTGCCAGAAGGACCTCACAGAGGCCGAG AAGATGATGTTGAGTTTccacgaagaggaggagggtctTCCAGACTCTTTCCTCTCCAACTTCCCCTCTCTCATCAAGGTTGACATTCACGCCAAGGTGACAGACCCCAGTGTGGCCAAAAGCATGATGGCGTGTCTTCTATCTTCTCTTAAAGCCAATG GGTCCCAGGGTGCTTTCTGTCAGGTCCGCCAGACTGACAAGAGAATGTTGGACTTCTATAGTAAGCTGGGATGCTTTGAAGTGGCTAAAATGGAGGGCTTTCCCAaagacatcatcatcatgggacGCAGCTTATGA
- the pprc1 gene encoding peroxisome proliferator-activated receptor gamma coactivator-related protein 1, whose product MAARWGAGEEILTACNVEFFSMDILDETAGLSSEETMEALQSCLDPSILSIFEDTPTIETKGLDEESEATLLTALTEILDNVDDENLSPFDTLPDSDLLSGQKGREHSPLRRLLCLSRSPPEKDAFCSARPTSTGKSLPRILADSLQRSDGEEEDDGSLSLSPLGHASSPDNDLLDWGGATLPLPVMFEQDGEDGVSVSLADLVRHMHPYCMAICVEDDDGEQMLPEGGILFEVVDQGENGEPILAIPDMELPVSLPLIEQFSENEQKLAEEVDSDSSEHIVVDDDDDEDIIVSEAPVKVAAAATPGLCTDVKDVTIVERQKEEVRERSSSRRKKKKKSKKESQPEPVEVRVLRSGTLRKTAQEVPRKPEKRSVKEKKCKVSKVPVASTPASSSSVKPKKLNPCKTETKTYITTTTLLPKRRVLVPSYASPKQALLRDGPGTSRPSCLPTAVSSQQPDGSPEQLAPAPEKLEVSSAVPSAVPVTLSSESPAAAPSPTTPEMIGPVCEALPLVATAVPEPKPKSLSLAEYRRLRQQKKPAPMEKRDDNSTKWPSLPELPKELPPIPCLPDPTPKDPRRPNPQAGKKEVEEVKPAWQPRGPAAPPTPEALLVPPAYMIASSSRVSTATPVPKPKPSLPEQPPVPSVKDLPTHQSTVAQPAAPQSSRSPASLNQANGLMSSADGKCSPALSLGNSEVDEKSQTQLESRKSVELTKTTTEPIKPTTAPSVPQKTTVVFQKLPDVTNATTFNRPITADIKSSRPTECGTQLCSSPAAHPSDSQSLKAKPVLLITKEKPTTAVKPQKVKNPTQELIESFTSEIGIEAADLTSLLEQFEETQAKEEQCLPEVSGRAAAVGNSSFKLAPEKKVVERVRANDLLSTAALTPPATPPHQMWKPLAPVALLGKSKAAEACKSSPSKIIQIEARPLPSFKSRSKPTPAAATVDPDLACMDHDYCLPNKGTSAGEPGRRWNVKPQSFITIKPIMQPTTVIAQTTPAVLAHSVPSTTNPEFTTKTQDFPLTDDLDHSSVLETPDASPARQETDSSVKEGSPRGGPFGRTYRRHADSRTPSPTFSPKERTGGRSRKRRSRRSPSPMSSGSESDSHSSRSRSRSRSPAKKRYCPRNSESSSSSSSRSSSRSSCSASRSPPRRRRYSYSSSHSGSWSCSRSRSRSPQRQAQWSRSKPWCSPSYAPSYGHSEMEEPVKRCKEKAIEERRVVYVGRIRGTMTQKELKERFSYFGEIEDCTLHFRDHGDNYGFVTYYDTKHAFTAIENGSKLRKPDELPFDLCFGGRRQFCKSNYADLDSSREYDPLPVKGKFHALDFDTLLKQAKQNQKR is encoded by the exons acTGCAGGGCTGAGCTCTGAAGAAACGATGGAAGCCCTTCAAAGCTGCTTAGACCCCTCCATCCTTTCCATCTTTGAGGACACACCAACAATAGAG acCAAAGGACTGGACGAGGAGAGTGAAGCCACGCTGCTAACTGCGCTGACGGAGATCCTCGACAATGTTGACGATGAGAACCTGTCGCCGTTTGACACACTCCCTGACTCAGACCTGCTGTCAGGTCAGAAGGGCAGGGAACACTCTCCG CTCAGGAGGCTGCTGTGTCTGTCCCGTTCCCCTCCTGAAAAAGATGCATTTTGTAGCGCAAGACCCACATCAACTGGAAAG AGCCTCCCCAGGATACTGGCAGACTCTCTCCAGAGGAGTGATGGCGAGGAAGAAGACGATGGCTCCCTCAGTCTGAGCCCATTGGGACATGCTTCATCTCCTGACAATGACTTGTTAGACTGGGGAGGTGCTACCCTCCCACTTCCTGTAATGTTTGAACAGGACGGGGAAGATGGTGTTTCAGTTAGCCTTGCGGACTTGGTCAGACACATGCACCCGTACTGTATGGCCATTTGTGTCGAGGATGACGACGGGGAACAGATGTTGCCCGAAGGAGGCATCTTATTCGAGGTTGTGGATCAGGGGGAAAATGGTGAACCCATACTGGCCATCCCAGACATGGAGCTCCCGGTATCTTTGCCACTTATAGAGCAGTTTTCAGAAAATGAGCAGAAACTTGCGGAAGAGGTGGACTCTGACAGTTCGGAGCATATAGtcgttgatgatgatgatgatgaagatataATTGTCAGCGAGGCTCCAGTGAAAGTTGCAGCCGCTGCAACACCAGGCCTGTGTACAGATGTTAAAGATGTGACAATCgtagagagacagaaggaagaggttAGAGAGAGAAGCTCTTccaggagaaaaaagaagaagaaatctaaGAAAGAAAGCCAACCAGAGCCTGTGGAAGTAAGAGTTCTCAGGAGTGGTACATTGAGAAAAACGGCACAGGAGGTACCACGAAAGCCTGAGAAAAGATCAGTCAAAGAGAAGAAATGCAAAGTCTCAAAGGTTCCTGTTGCCTCgactccagcttcttcttcctctgtgaaaCCTAAGAAACTAAACCCatgcaaaactgaaacaaaaacatatatCACCACTACAACACTATTGCCTAAACGTAGGGTGCTAGTTCCCTCATATGCATCACCCAAACAGGCTCTGTTAAGGGATGGCCCAGGAACGAGTCGGCCAAGCTGTTTACCCACAGCAGTGAGCTCCCAGCAGCCCGATGGATCCCCCGAACAGCTGGCCCCAGCCCCCGAGAAGCTGGAAGTCTCATCAGCAGTTCCCTCTGCTGTCCCTGTCACTCTGTCCTCAGAGAGCCCAGCAGCTGCTCCTAGTCCCACAACACCTGAGATGATAGGACCTGTTTGTGAAGCCCTCCCTCTTGTGGCCACCGCAGTCCCAGAGCCGAAACCCAAATCACTTAGCCTAGCGGAGTATCGGCGGCTCCGACAGCAGAAGAAACCAGCGCCGATGGAAAAGAGAGACGACAACAGCACCAAGTGGCCCAGCCTCCCAGAGCTTCCGAAAGAGCTTCCCCCAATTCCCTGCCTGCCCGACCCCACCCCCAAGGATCCTCGACGCCCCAACCCCCAAGCAGGCaagaaggaagtggaggaggtcAAACCTGCATGGCAGCCACGGGGACCGGCTGCACCGCCCACCCCTGAGGCACTGCTGGTGCCACCAGCCTACATGATTGCTTCATCCAGCAGAGTTTCCACTGCTACTCCAGTTCCTAAACCCAAACCTTCTCTACCCGAACAGCCCCCAGTTCCTTCAGTGAAGGATTTACCCACACATCAAAGTACTGTTGCTCAACCGGCAGCACCTCAAAGTTCTCGGTCTCCAGCATCTTTAAATCAGGCCAATGGGCTCATGTCATCAGCAGATGGAAAATGTTCTCCTGCGCTTTCATTAGGAAATAGTGAAGTCGATGAAAAGTCCCAAACTCAGCTTGAGTCTCGAAAGTCTGTTGAGCTCACTAAAACCACTACAGAGCCAATCAAACCCACCACTGCCCCCAGTGTCCCCCAGAAAACCACTGTTGTTTTCCAAAAGTTGCCTGACGTAACCAATGCCACCACATTCAACCGCCCCATCACAGCTGATATTAAATCCTCCAGACCAACGGAGTGTGGCACCCAGCTCTGCTCTTCTCCAGCTGCACATCCTTCAGACTCTCAGAGTCTAAAGGCAAAACCTGTTCTGCTTATAACAAAAGAGAAGCCCACTACAGCAGTGAAGCCCCAAAAGGTGAAGAACCCAACACAGGAGCTGATTGAGTCTTTCACCAGTGAGATAG GAATTGAAGCTGCTGATCTGACAAGCTTACTGGAGCAGTTTGAGGAAACCCAAG CCAAAGAGGAGCAATGTTTGCCGGAGGTCTCTGGTAGAGCAGCAGCTGTAGGAAACTCAAG TTTTAAGTTGGCTCCAGAGAAAAAGGTTGTGGAGCGAGTGAGAGCAAATGACCTCTTAAGTACTGCAG CTCTTACTCCTCCAGCCACTCCTCCCCACCAGATGTGGAAACCTCTGGCCCCTGTGGCCCTGCTGGGGAAGAGCAAAGCGGCTGAAGCCTGCAAGTCCAGCCCCTCCAAGATTATCCAGATAGAGGCTCGGCCTCTGCCCTCATTCAAGTCGCGCAGTAAACCCACTCCCGCTGCCGCCACTGTCGACCCCGACCTGGCGTGCATGGACCACGACTATTGCCTCCCCAACAAAGGCACTTCTGCTGGAGAGCCAGGCAGACGCTGGAATGTCAAACCGCAATCATTCATCACTATTAAACCCATCATGCAACCCACTACAGTCATCGCACAGACAACGCCAGCTGTCCTGGCACATTCTGTCCCGTCTACTACGAACCCTGAGTTCACAACCAAAACTCAAGATTTCCCACTGACGGATGACCTGGATCACAGCTCCGTTCTGGAAACTCCTGATGCTTCTCCTGCTCGGCAGGAGACCGATTCCTCTGTTAAAGAAGGAAGCCCCAGGGGAGGGCCATTCGGCAGGACCTACCGTCGTCATGCAGACTCTCGCACACCCAGCCCCACATTTAGCCCCAAAGAAAGGACCGGAGGCCGGTCCAGAAAGAGAAGATCCCGCCGTTCTCCCAGCCCTATGTCCAGTGGTTCAGAGTCAGACTCTCATTCCTCTAGATCTCGGTCTAGATCACGTAGTCCAGCTAAGAAAAG GTATTGTCCCCGTAACTCTGAGAGCAGTTCCAGCTCCTCATCCCGTTCATCATCACGGTCCTCTTGCTCTGCGTCCCGCTCCCctcccaggaggaggaggtattCGTATTCCTCGTCTCATTCTGGCTCATGGAGTTGTTCCAGGTCGCGGTCTCGATCCCCTCAGAGACAAGCACAGTGGAGTAGGAGCAAGCCATGGTGCAG TCCCTCATATGCACCTAGCTATGGTCACAGCGAAATGGAGGAGCCGGTGAAGAGATGCAAGGAAAAAGCCATT gagGAGCGACGGGTTGTTTACGTTGGACGAATCCGTGGTACGATGACCCAAAAAGAACTTAAAGAGCGCTTCTCTTACTTTGGCGAGATCGAAGACTGCACCTTGCACTTTAGAGACCACGG GGACAATTATGGCTTTGTGACTTACTATGATACCAAGCATGCTTTCACGGCCATTGAAAATGGGAGCAAGCTGCGCAAACCTGACGAGCTGCCATTCGATCTGTGTTTTGGCGGAAGGAGACAGTTCTGCAAAAGCAACTATGCTGACTTGG atTCGAGTAGAGAGTACGATCCATTGCCTGTGAAAGGCAAGTTTCATGCACTAGACTTTGACACTTTACTGAAGCAGGCCAAGCAGAATCAGAAGAGGTAG